Proteins co-encoded in one Metabacillus sp. KUDC1714 genomic window:
- the lepA gene encoding translation elongation factor 4 encodes MNREEKLIRQSRIRNFSIIAHIDHGKSTLADRILEKTSALTQREMKNQLLDSMDLERERGITIKLNAVQLKYRAKDGEDYTFHLIDTPGHVDFTYEVSRSLAACEGAVLVVDAAQGIEAQTLANVYLALDNDLEILPVINKIDLPSADPERVRNEIEEVIGLDASEAVLASAKAGIGIEEILEQVVEKVPAPEGDPDGPLKALIFDSIYDAYRGVVAYIRVVEGTVKVGQKIKMMATGKEFEVTELGVFTPKPVQLKELNVGDVGFLSAAIKNVGDTRVGDTITDAKNRATEALPGYRKLNPMVFCGLYPIDTAKYNDLREALEKLELNDASLQFEPETSQALGFGFRCGFLGLLHMEIIQERIEREFKIDLITTAPSVIYDVHLTDGESLKVDNPSNMPDPQKIDHVEEPYVKAAIMVPNDYVGAVMELCQKKRGIFLDMQYLDEIRVNINYEIPLSEIVYDFFDQLKSNTKGYASFDYELIGYKQSTLVKMDILLNAEKIDALSFIVHRDSAYDRGKIIVEKLKELIPRQQFEVPIQAAIGQKIVARSTIKAMRKNVLAKCYGGDISRKRKLLEKQKEGKKRMKMVGSVEVPQEAFMAVLRMDEN; translated from the coding sequence ATGAATAGAGAAGAAAAGTTGATAAGACAATCGAGAATTCGTAATTTCTCGATCATTGCCCATATTGATCACGGTAAATCTACTCTAGCAGACCGTATTTTAGAAAAAACATCTGCTTTAACACAACGTGAGATGAAAAACCAATTATTAGATTCAATGGATTTGGAACGAGAACGCGGTATTACAATTAAGCTAAATGCCGTTCAATTAAAATATAGAGCAAAAGATGGGGAAGATTATACGTTTCATTTAATCGATACTCCGGGGCATGTTGACTTTACTTATGAAGTTTCTCGAAGTCTTGCTGCTTGTGAAGGTGCTGTTTTAGTTGTCGATGCTGCTCAAGGTATTGAAGCGCAAACACTTGCAAATGTGTACTTAGCTCTTGATAATGATTTAGAAATATTACCGGTTATTAATAAAATTGATTTACCAAGTGCTGATCCTGAGCGTGTAAGAAACGAAATCGAAGAGGTTATTGGGCTGGATGCTTCAGAGGCCGTATTAGCATCAGCTAAAGCAGGAATTGGGATTGAAGAGATCCTCGAGCAGGTTGTTGAGAAAGTTCCTGCTCCAGAAGGTGACCCTGATGGCCCATTAAAAGCACTTATTTTTGACTCAATATATGATGCTTACAGAGGTGTGGTAGCCTACATCCGTGTAGTTGAAGGAACGGTTAAGGTTGGTCAAAAGATCAAAATGATGGCAACGGGTAAAGAATTTGAGGTTACAGAGTTAGGGGTATTCACTCCAAAGCCCGTCCAGCTCAAGGAATTAAATGTTGGGGATGTTGGTTTCTTATCAGCTGCGATTAAAAACGTAGGTGATACTCGTGTTGGTGATACTATTACTGACGCGAAAAATAGAGCAACAGAAGCGCTACCAGGATATCGTAAACTTAATCCAATGGTTTTCTGTGGTCTATATCCGATTGATACAGCGAAATACAATGATTTACGTGAAGCACTTGAAAAGCTGGAGCTTAACGATGCATCTCTACAATTTGAGCCAGAAACGTCTCAAGCATTAGGCTTTGGTTTCCGTTGTGGATTTTTAGGATTATTACACATGGAAATCATTCAGGAACGCATCGAGCGGGAATTTAAAATTGACTTAATTACAACAGCTCCAAGTGTAATTTACGATGTTCATTTAACAGATGGTGAATCACTAAAAGTTGATAATCCATCCAACATGCCTGATCCACAAAAAATTGATCACGTTGAAGAGCCTTACGTTAAAGCCGCTATTATGGTCCCGAATGATTATGTTGGTGCTGTAATGGAGCTTTGTCAGAAAAAACGTGGTATCTTCCTTGATATGCAATACTTGGACGAGATACGAGTGAACATAAATTATGAAATCCCATTATCAGAAATTGTTTATGATTTCTTCGATCAATTAAAATCCAATACAAAAGGCTATGCATCCTTTGATTATGAGTTAATTGGTTACAAACAATCTACTTTAGTGAAAATGGATATTTTATTGAATGCAGAAAAAATAGATGCATTATCGTTTATCGTACATCGTGATTCTGCATATGATCGTGGTAAGATCATTGTTGAAAAGCTGAAGGAATTGATTCCTCGCCAACAGTTTGAGGTACCGATTCAAGCAGCAATTGGACAGAAAATTGTTGCTAGATCAACGATCAAAGCAATGCGTAAAAACGTGCTTGCAAAATGTTACGGTGGCGATATCTCACGTAAACGTAAATTGTTAGAGAAGCAAAAAGAAGGTAAAAAGCGGATGAAGATGGTTGGTTCTGTAGAAGTACCACAGGAAGCATTTATGGCTGTATTACGAATGGATGAGAACTAA
- a CDS encoding YqxA family protein yields MVKFMLKCFVLCSVLLFGVLIGMQQANQGMLKMKGYNDPELQGAFQVESEQTGDVEASILGNKVTSQDLQQKQEQLEQIEAFNFFSQVGKQFASIVSNGISTLVESFAEWINRFLR; encoded by the coding sequence ATGGTAAAATTCATGCTTAAATGCTTTGTTCTTTGCTCAGTCCTTCTGTTTGGGGTCCTAATCGGAATGCAGCAAGCAAACCAGGGAATGTTAAAAATGAAAGGCTATAACGATCCTGAACTACAAGGTGCTTTTCAAGTTGAAAGTGAACAAACAGGTGATGTTGAAGCATCTATCCTTGGAAATAAAGTAACAAGTCAGGACCTCCAACAAAAACAAGAACAACTAGAACAAATTGAAGCATTTAACTTCTTCTCTCAAGTGGGTAAACAATTTGCGTCAATTGTAAGTAATGGGATATCTACTCTTGTTGAATCATTTGCAGAGTGGATAAATAGATTTTTAAGGTGA
- the dnaK gene encoding molecular chaperone DnaK, whose protein sequence is MSKIIGIDLGTTNSCVAVLEGGEPKVIPNPEGNRTTPSVVAFKNGERQVGEVAKRQAITNPNTIISIKRHMGTDYKVEVEGKSYTPQEMSAIILQHLKSYAEEYLGEPVTKAVITVPAYFNDAERQATKDAGKIAGLEVERIINEPTAAALAYGLDKTDEDQTILVYDLGGGTFDVSVLELGDGVFEVRSTAGDNRLGGDDFDQVIIDYLVAEFKKENGIDLSKDKMALQRLKDAAEKAKKDLSGVTSTQISLPFITAGEAGPLHLEISLSRAKFDEISSDLVERTMGPVRQSLSDAGLSASEIDKVILVGGSTRIPAVQEAIKKALGKEPHKGVNPDEVVALGASIQGGVITGDVKDVVLLDVTPLSLGIETMGSVFTKLIERNTTIPTSKSQVFSTAADSQTAVDIHVLQGERPMAADNKTLGRFQLTDIPPAPRGVPQIEVSFDIDKNGIVNVRAKDLGTNKEQTITIKSSTGLSDDEIDRMVREAEENADADKQRKEEVELRNEADQLVFTTEKTLKDLEGKVDEAEVTKANEAKEALKTAIEKNDLEEIKAKKDELQNIVQELSVKLYEEAAKQAQAQQGGEAASGKADDDVVDAEFEEVKDEDKK, encoded by the coding sequence ATGAGTAAAATTATCGGTATCGACTTAGGTACAACAAACTCATGTGTCGCAGTTTTAGAAGGCGGAGAACCAAAAGTGATCCCAAATCCAGAAGGTAACCGTACAACTCCTTCTGTTGTAGCTTTTAAAAACGGCGAACGTCAAGTTGGTGAAGTGGCAAAACGCCAAGCAATTACAAACCCAAATACGATTATTTCTATCAAACGTCATATGGGTACTGACTACAAAGTTGAAGTAGAGGGCAAAAGCTACACACCTCAAGAAATGTCAGCAATCATTCTTCAACACTTAAAATCTTATGCAGAAGAATATCTAGGAGAACCTGTAACAAAAGCAGTTATCACAGTACCTGCATATTTCAATGATGCTGAACGCCAAGCAACAAAAGATGCTGGTAAAATTGCTGGTTTAGAAGTAGAACGTATCATCAACGAGCCTACTGCTGCAGCTTTAGCTTACGGATTAGATAAAACAGATGAAGATCAAACGATTCTTGTTTATGACTTAGGGGGCGGTACGTTTGACGTGTCAGTTCTCGAGCTTGGAGATGGCGTATTTGAAGTTCGTTCAACTGCTGGTGACAACCGCCTAGGTGGAGACGACTTTGACCAAGTAATCATCGACTATTTAGTTGCTGAATTCAAAAAGGAAAACGGCATTGATCTTTCAAAGGATAAAATGGCGTTACAACGTTTAAAAGATGCTGCTGAAAAAGCGAAAAAGGATCTTTCAGGAGTAACATCAACTCAAATATCTTTACCATTTATAACTGCTGGAGAAGCTGGTCCACTTCACTTGGAAATAAGCTTATCACGTGCTAAATTTGACGAGATTTCATCTGATTTAGTTGAAAGAACGATGGGGCCAGTTCGCCAATCACTTAGTGATGCAGGTCTTTCAGCTAGCGAAATCGATAAAGTTATTCTTGTTGGTGGTTCAACTCGGATACCAGCTGTTCAAGAAGCAATCAAAAAAGCATTAGGTAAGGAGCCACATAAAGGTGTAAACCCTGATGAAGTAGTTGCGCTTGGTGCATCAATTCAAGGTGGAGTTATTACTGGAGATGTAAAAGACGTTGTGCTACTTGATGTAACTCCACTATCATTAGGAATTGAAACGATGGGTAGTGTATTCACAAAGTTGATTGAACGAAATACTACAATCCCAACAAGTAAATCACAGGTATTCTCAACAGCTGCAGATAGCCAAACAGCAGTAGACATTCACGTTTTACAAGGTGAGCGTCCAATGGCAGCGGACAATAAAACATTAGGTCGTTTCCAATTAACAGACATTCCACCGGCACCACGTGGTGTACCACAAATTGAAGTATCATTTGATATCGATAAAAATGGTATTGTAAACGTACGTGCAAAAGATTTAGGTACAAACAAAGAGCAAACAATCACAATTAAATCTTCAACAGGTTTATCAGATGATGAAATCGACCGCATGGTAAGAGAAGCGGAAGAGAATGCTGACGCTGATAAACAACGTAAGGAAGAAGTTGAACTTCGCAATGAAGCAGATCAATTAGTGTTTACAACTGAAAAAACATTAAAAGATCTTGAAGGAAAAGTTGACGAAGCAGAAGTAACAAAAGCAAATGAAGCAAAAGAAGCATTAAAAACTGCGATTGAGAAAAACGATTTAGAAGAAATCAAAGCGAAAAAAGATGAACTACAAAATATTGTTCAAGAACTTTCAGTAAAACTTTACGAAGAAGCAGCTAAACAAGCTCAAGCTCAGCAAGGTGGAGAAGCAGCAAGTGGTAAAGCTGACGACGACGTAGTTGATGCTGAATTTGAAGAAGTAAAAGACGAAGATAAAAAATAA
- the prmA gene encoding 50S ribosomal protein L11 methyltransferase, with translation MKWSEFSIHTTQEAVEPISNILHEAGASGVVIEDIADLVKERSTVLGEIYQLDPTDYPEEGVIVKAYLPVNSFLGETVDGIKASINSLLLYDIDLGKNHVTISEVNEEEWATAWKKYYHPVKISEKFTIVPTWEIYEPVSSDELIIELDPGMAFGTGTHPTTVLCIQALERTVQKDDKVIDVGTGSGVLSIAAGLLGANQIQALDLDQVAVESARLNCKLNKVQNVVNVSQNNLLDGIEGPVDLVVSNILAEIIVRFIDKAYEVLKENGTFITSGIIQNKKNEVKEALQNAGFVIEETMVMEDWVAFIAKKK, from the coding sequence ATGAAGTGGTCAGAATTTAGTATTCACACAACACAAGAAGCAGTAGAACCCATTTCAAATATATTACACGAGGCTGGGGCTAGCGGTGTAGTCATTGAGGATATTGCTGATTTAGTTAAGGAACGGAGTACTGTACTAGGCGAAATCTACCAACTAGATCCAACCGATTATCCAGAAGAAGGGGTTATTGTTAAAGCATATTTACCGGTCAACAGCTTCCTAGGTGAAACAGTTGACGGGATAAAAGCTTCGATAAACAGCCTCTTGCTGTATGATATTGATTTAGGAAAAAATCACGTAACGATTAGTGAAGTAAATGAAGAAGAATGGGCAACAGCTTGGAAGAAATATTACCATCCTGTAAAAATTTCAGAGAAGTTTACAATTGTTCCAACATGGGAAATTTATGAGCCTGTAAGTTCAGATGAATTGATTATTGAGCTAGATCCAGGGATGGCATTTGGAACAGGTACACATCCAACAACAGTACTATGTATTCAAGCGTTAGAGCGTACTGTTCAGAAAGATGATAAGGTAATTGATGTTGGTACAGGATCAGGTGTCTTAAGTATTGCTGCTGGATTACTGGGAGCTAATCAAATTCAAGCACTTGATTTAGACCAAGTTGCAGTCGAAAGTGCCCGTTTAAATTGTAAACTAAACAAAGTACAAAACGTTGTCAATGTTTCACAAAACAATCTTTTAGATGGTATAGAAGGTCCTGTAGACCTGGTTGTTTCAAATATATTAGCTGAAATAATTGTTCGCTTTATAGACAAGGCTTATGAAGTCTTAAAAGAAAATGGAACTTTTATCACATCTGGTATTATCCAAAATAAAAAGAATGAAGTAAAAGAAGCACTTCAAAACGCAGGTTTTGTGATAGAGGAAACAATGGTCATGGAAGATTGGGTTGCATTTATTGCTAAGAAGAAGTAG
- the grpE gene encoding nucleotide exchange factor GrpE gives MVSNEKNVAEQEEAVDTPQNEQSDADVEVVNADDVIIEDASDAGDESEQKIAELQAKLDETENKMLRAQADFDNFKRRSRLDQEAAQKYRAQSLVSEIIPALDNFERALQIEADNDQTKSLLQGMNMVYNQLVQALKNEGVEAINSVGEQFDPHLHQAVMQIEDENYESNSVVEELQKGYKLKDRVIRPAMVKVNQ, from the coding sequence ATTGTGTCAAACGAAAAAAACGTTGCAGAACAAGAAGAAGCAGTAGATACTCCACAAAATGAACAGTCAGACGCAGATGTTGAGGTTGTTAATGCTGATGATGTAATCATTGAAGATGCATCTGATGCTGGTGATGAGTCTGAACAAAAAATCGCAGAATTACAAGCGAAGTTAGACGAAACCGAAAACAAAATGCTTCGTGCTCAAGCAGATTTTGACAATTTTAAAAGAAGAAGTCGCTTGGATCAAGAAGCAGCTCAAAAATATCGTGCTCAAAGTTTAGTATCTGAAATCATACCTGCTCTTGATAACTTTGAAAGAGCATTACAAATAGAAGCAGATAACGATCAAACAAAATCGTTGCTACAAGGCATGAACATGGTGTATAACCAATTAGTTCAAGCTCTTAAAAATGAAGGTGTAGAAGCAATAAATTCGGTAGGTGAACAGTTTGATCCTCATTTACACCAAGCTGTGATGCAGATCGAGGATGAGAACTATGAATCCAATTCGGTTGTTGAAGAGCTTCAAAAGGGTTATAAACTTAAGGATCGAGTAATTCGACCTGCAATGGTAAAAGTAAATCAATAA
- the hrcA gene encoding heat-inducible transcriptional repressor HrcA, with amino-acid sequence MLTDRQLLILQVIIDDFIHSAQPVGSRTLAKKDEITFSSATIRNDMADLEDLGFIEKTHSSSGRVPSEKGYRYYVDHLLSPQRLTKTEVSQIKSIYAERIFELEKVVQKSAQILSELTNYTSIVLGPKVNENRLKRIQIIPINNETAVAIIVTNTGHVENRTITFPGSLDPSDIEKMVNILNERLAGVPLVELQDKIFKEVVSVLKDHIQNYDMMLKVMAGTLKLNSGEKIYFGGKTNMLSQPEFADIGRIRSLLTMIEHEKELYGLLQSNHTGISIKIGKENDNIAMENCSLITATYSLGDNQLGTIAVLGPTRMEYSRVISLLTRMTRDLSKTLTDLYHQS; translated from the coding sequence TTGCTTACAGATCGCCAATTGTTGATTCTACAAGTAATTATTGATGATTTTATTCATTCAGCTCAGCCCGTTGGTTCGAGAACATTAGCGAAAAAAGACGAAATTACGTTTAGCTCAGCTACAATAAGGAACGATATGGCTGACTTAGAGGACCTTGGCTTTATCGAGAAAACACATAGTTCTTCAGGACGTGTCCCATCTGAAAAGGGATATCGTTATTATGTAGACCACCTTCTGTCACCACAGCGTCTAACGAAGACGGAGGTTAGTCAAATAAAATCGATTTATGCTGAAAGAATTTTTGAATTAGAAAAAGTAGTTCAAAAATCAGCACAAATCTTGTCAGAATTAACTAATTACACTTCAATCGTCCTTGGTCCAAAGGTGAATGAAAATCGCTTGAAGAGAATTCAAATTATCCCCATTAACAATGAAACTGCTGTTGCAATAATCGTGACCAATACTGGACATGTGGAAAATCGCACCATTACATTCCCAGGATCCCTTGATCCTAGTGATATTGAAAAAATGGTTAATATCTTAAATGAAAGATTAGCGGGAGTACCACTTGTAGAGTTACAGGATAAGATTTTTAAAGAAGTTGTTTCGGTCCTAAAGGATCATATTCAAAATTATGATATGATGTTAAAGGTCATGGCGGGTACATTGAAACTCAATTCAGGAGAAAAAATCTATTTCGGCGGAAAAACCAATATGTTAAGTCAACCTGAGTTCGCTGACATTGGAAGAATCAGATCATTGCTAACAATGATTGAGCATGAGAAAGAATTGTATGGTTTATTACAATCAAATCATACAGGAATCTCGATAAAAATTGGTAAAGAAAATGATAATATAGCGATGGAGAATTGCAGTTTAATTACAGCAACTTATTCATTAGGTGATAATCAATTAGGGACGATTGCAGTATTAGGCCCAACAAGAATGGAGTATTCACGTGTTATAAGTTTATTAACACGAATGACACGTGATTTGTCCAAAACGCTTACTGATTTGTATCATCAATCTTAA
- the dnaJ gene encoding molecular chaperone DnaJ: protein MSKRDYYEVLGLSKNANKDEIKKAYRKLSKQYHPDINKEADANEKFKEIKEAYETLSDEQKKSHYDQFGHTDPNQGFGGGAGFGGDGFGFEDIFSSIFGGGTRRRDPNAPRQGADLQYTMTLDFEEAVFGKETTIEIPREETCETCDGSGAQKGTKPEKCTHCGGSGQLNVEQNTPFGRIVNRRVCNHCEGTGNMIKHKCGTCRGTGKVKKRKKIQVKIPAGVDDGQQLRVSAQGEPGVNGGPPGDLYVVFHVREHEFFEREGDDVYCDMPLTFAQAALGDEIEVPTLHGKVKLKVPAGTQTGKKFRLTGKGVPNVRGYGQGDQYVILRVLTPTSLTEKQKELLREFAEISGAKPDEHEDSFFDKVKRAFKGD, encoded by the coding sequence ATGAGCAAGCGTGATTACTATGAAGTACTCGGGTTAAGTAAGAACGCGAATAAAGATGAGATTAAAAAAGCTTACCGTAAGCTTTCAAAGCAATACCATCCAGATATTAATAAAGAAGCAGATGCTAACGAGAAATTCAAAGAAATAAAAGAAGCCTATGAAACATTGAGTGATGAACAAAAGAAATCTCACTATGATCAATTTGGACATACTGATCCAAATCAAGGCTTTGGTGGCGGCGCTGGCTTCGGTGGAGATGGATTTGGCTTTGAAGATATTTTTAGCTCAATCTTTGGCGGAGGTACTAGAAGACGTGATCCGAATGCACCAAGACAGGGTGCGGACTTACAATATACAATGACATTAGACTTTGAAGAAGCTGTTTTTGGAAAAGAAACGACGATTGAAATTCCTAGAGAAGAAACATGTGAAACCTGTGATGGATCAGGTGCGCAAAAAGGAACTAAACCTGAAAAATGTACACATTGTGGTGGTAGCGGTCAATTAAATGTAGAACAAAATACTCCATTTGGCCGAATTGTAAATCGCCGTGTTTGTAATCACTGTGAAGGCACAGGTAATATGATTAAGCACAAGTGTGGAACATGTCGTGGAACTGGAAAAGTGAAAAAGCGTAAAAAGATTCAAGTGAAAATTCCTGCTGGTGTCGATGATGGTCAACAATTGCGAGTATCTGCACAAGGTGAACCAGGTGTAAATGGTGGACCTCCTGGAGATTTATATGTCGTATTCCACGTAAGAGAGCATGAGTTCTTTGAAAGAGAAGGCGATGATGTATACTGTGATATGCCTTTAACCTTTGCTCAAGCTGCACTAGGAGACGAAATTGAAGTACCTACACTACATGGTAAAGTGAAATTAAAAGTGCCAGCAGGTACGCAAACTGGTAAGAAATTCCGTTTAACTGGAAAAGGTGTTCCTAATGTTAGAGGTTATGGACAAGGTGACCAATATGTAATTTTACGTGTATTGACTCCAACGAGCTTAACTGAAAAACAAAAGGAACTACTTCGTGAATTTGCTGAAATTAGTGGAGCAAAGCCTGATGAACATGAAGATAGCTTTTTTGATAAAGTAAAACGGGCATTTAAAGGTGATTAA
- the hemW gene encoding radical SAM family heme chaperone HemW yields MQSAYIHIPFCHHICHYCDFNKVFFKQQPVDEYIEMLVKEMHHTVQNNKQVSLKTIFIGGGTPTALSVSQLDRLLEGIHKELLPTNDLVEFAVEANPGELTLDKLLVLKNAGVNRLSIGVQSFNDELLERIGRVHRREDVFRTLQQAEQVGFDNMSIDLMYGLPGQTVNDFNESLNIAFSLNVKHFSAYSLIVEPKTVFYNLMQKGKLSLPPQDQEAQMYELAMEQMEKHGFRQYEISNYAIPGFESNHNLTYWNNDYYYGFGAGAHGYMNGIRTSNIGPIKKYMEQIEQTGEAYNSQNIVSKEEEMEEEMFLGLRKEAGVSKSIFNKKFNVQLVDVFPEQIENLAKLGLIVNDDQSIRLTHKGKLLGNEVFQEFIGLS; encoded by the coding sequence ATTCAATCAGCATACATTCATATCCCGTTTTGCCACCATATCTGTCATTATTGTGATTTCAATAAGGTGTTTTTTAAGCAACAACCTGTGGATGAATATATTGAGATGCTAGTTAAAGAAATGCACCATACTGTACAGAACAATAAGCAAGTATCACTTAAAACGATTTTTATCGGTGGTGGGACTCCAACTGCTTTATCTGTTAGTCAGCTTGATCGATTGCTAGAAGGAATCCATAAAGAGTTGTTGCCAACTAATGATCTTGTTGAGTTTGCAGTAGAAGCAAATCCAGGGGAGCTTACGTTAGACAAGCTGTTAGTGTTAAAAAATGCTGGAGTTAACCGCTTGAGTATTGGCGTTCAAAGCTTTAATGATGAACTTTTGGAGCGAATTGGAAGAGTTCATCGAAGAGAAGATGTTTTCCGTACGTTACAACAAGCTGAGCAAGTAGGATTTGACAATATGAGCATTGACCTAATGTATGGCTTACCTGGACAGACAGTAAATGATTTTAATGAATCATTAAATATAGCCTTTAGCTTGAATGTTAAACATTTTTCAGCGTATTCATTAATTGTTGAGCCGAAAACAGTGTTTTATAATTTGATGCAAAAGGGGAAATTATCATTACCACCACAAGATCAAGAAGCACAAATGTATGAACTTGCAATGGAACAAATGGAGAAACATGGATTTAGACAATATGAAATAAGTAATTACGCGATTCCAGGCTTTGAAAGTAATCATAACCTTACCTACTGGAACAATGATTATTATTATGGCTTTGGCGCAGGAGCACATGGTTATATGAACGGAATAAGAACATCAAATATCGGCCCCATAAAAAAATATATGGAGCAAATTGAACAAACTGGTGAAGCATACAATAGTCAGAATATTGTTAGTAAAGAGGAAGAAATGGAAGAGGAAATGTTCCTTGGTCTTCGGAAAGAAGCTGGAGTGAGTAAAAGTATTTTTAATAAAAAATTTAATGTTCAATTGGTTGATGTCTTTCCAGAACAAATTGAAAATCTGGCCAAGCTTGGCCTAATAGTGAATGATGATCAATCAATAAGGCTTACTCATAAAGGTAAACTTTTAGGTAATGAAGTATTTCAAGAATTCATTGGACTTTCTTGA